The genomic stretch CATGTGATCTGCAGAAAAAGAAAAAGGGGGTGTCAATCATGATCAAGCTCGGAGTGGACAACGGCAACTACAACACCAAATCCTCTGAAGAAATGCTCTATACCTCCGGTTACGCGGTGAGCGACAAGGAATTCATCACGCCGGAGATGCAGCTCTTTTATGAAGGAAAATATTACGCTATCGGAGAACGCCGCCTTCGTTTCCAGCAGGACAAAACAAAGGAGCCGGATACCTTTCTTCTGACGTTGCCGACCATCGCGGACGCCATGAAAAAAGCCGGCGTGACCAACACGGAAATAGCCTTGGGCGTCGGGCTGCCCATCGACAGCTATGGAACCCAAAAGGAAGCTTTCCGCAGGTACTTTCTGCGGAACAATATCTCGTTTATGTTCGAGGGCACCTCCTACCGTTGCCACATAACGGAATGTAAGGTGTTCGCCCAAGGGCATGCCGCACTGTGCCGGTATTATCCGCGGCTGTCAGAATACCGGGGCATAACGCTGGTAGACATCGGTGGATACACCGTGGATGTGCTCACAGTCCACAATTTCAAGTTGGACAGGTCGAGCTGCGCCAGCCTGCGCATGGGGACCATCACTCTGTACAGCCGC from Desulfitobacterium dichloroeliminans LMG P-21439 encodes the following:
- a CDS encoding ParM/StbA family protein, which codes for MIKLGVDNGNYNTKSSEEMLYTSGYAVSDKEFITPEMQLFYEGKYYAIGERRLRFQQDKTKEPDTFLLTLPTIADAMKKAGVTNTEIALGVGLPIDSYGTQKEAFRRYFLRNNISFMFEGTSYRCHITECKVFAQGHAALCRYYPRLSEYRGITLVDIGGYTVDVLTVHNFKLDRSSCASLRMGTITLYSRIQDALQKSDILLSDELITDAIRGEIQHTDSKQIAAVVDQTVVAYCKELFNALRERGLDLKLPTVFAGGGAELLESRLYDDNLNTVAVLNRFANADGYKLLLG